A part of Tigriopus californicus strain San Diego chromosome 10, Tcal_SD_v2.1, whole genome shotgun sequence genomic DNA contains:
- the LOC131889642 gene encoding uncharacterized protein LOC131889642 gives MGGLVLVRGTPTLRLMSIWLLLGAGLYSSGRAQDAPVEFCSAEAVLETKYVMPFYQAERAIAAHCVSAELSAQGHGVHVVRVAQTGRIVILTLEENERSARGVVLVLDSPTPVKWRLDFVSPVNRRAAGYSRTVILSAGSRVVSSNFPLETREMVDEDLDPSMRDPEFIEAIRSRFEALSSFVRLAQVNRISLVTHPAHPPDICQPQAGPSPAVHGQWISASKMRGCFHAELAGAMDSDVYIIDLESSGGPPSAALHIVPESEGTMTRNMTLVLRSGEPLVWLVEALAFRGRLTIITHLGSSVYNKSRLSFEQVEVKTKSLPAAMDDLWRSVISDTGISPMSYVKVARSDVITMKIPKKGSLSSFQPSNKANQEEEFKRARDSHPESENDLAQKTVLLKGSIVESAMVNEAEQSYIQHVVEEIRSGMTKQCSEVQTVLAIERDKADPHNVLQMSLNDPKCLAEKNETHWLIKTKSTSCGSLNVFSGSNPMFRNNVVLQFASQSRLFKKKVSIPFSCRIKPGINGHGQGVVERVGSSADTGRFSGSSDSDETTMEEMYSMIIERKARNGFELLVDHRDQMADVALGDELRVMTSFDTKSPLMLDIERCWISGNAQVDLTSVLKEQVLIWEGCPAESSVNVTMGSTHARQNPWFSFQVDESIMGFGEFYLFCLIGLCSPDPLFKTGNLGSCRDPSDQCSSRQRHESPVAQQLSRRGPLRMFPYLKDASFPQDLAGHDQDYLLEVISVQNQTQLKDSSSGLRSAQVLMVGVPTEIAVAIALASFVIGAALTGLLCCVHHRNYASKIMRIRRNETALKGNELQSMMDSSFPQPQTAGSANSTRNLDETEGHAPESVAFIPRDPTNHDRSKVRS, from the exons ATGGGTGGCTTGGTCTTGGTCCGGGGGACCCCGACCCTAAGACTGATGTCCATCTGGCTGTTACTAGGGGCTGGGCTTTACTCGAGTGGGCGGGCTCAAGACGCGCCCGTGGAGTTCTGCTCGGCCGAGGCGGTGCTGGAAACGAAATACGTGATGCCGTTTTACCAAGCCGAGCGGGCCATCGCCGCCCATTGCGTGTCCGCCGAGCTGAGCGCCCAAGGTCATGGGGTCCACGTGGTTCGTGTGGCCCAAACGGGTCGGATTGTTATCTTGACCTTGGAGGAGAACGAAAGGTCGGCCCGTGGCGTGGTGTTGGTGTTAGATTCGCCCACCCCCGTTAAATGGCGCTTGGATTTTGTCAGTCCCGTTAACCGCCGAGCCGCGGGTTACAGCCGGACCGTCATTTTGTCGGCTGGATCGCGGGTCGTGAGCAGTAATTTCCCTCTCGAAACGCGGGAAATGGTCGATGAGGATCTGGATCCGTCCATGAGGGATCCGGAATTTATAGAGGCCATTCGAAGCCGCTTCGAAGCTTTGTCTTCGTTTGTCCGTTTGGCGCAAGTCAATCGGATTTCGTTAGTCACCCACCCGGCCCATCCACCCGATATCTGCCAGCCCCAAGCGGGTCCCAGTCCCGCCGTGCATGGGCAGTGGATCTCTGCCTCGAAAATGCGAGGCTGTTTCCATGCCGAGCTGGCCGGGGCCATGGACTCGGATGTGTATATCATTGACCTGGAATCTAGTGGCGGCCCGCCCTCGGCCGCTTTACATATCGTGCCCGAAAGTGAAGGCACCATGACGCGTAATATGACCTTAGTGCTACGTTCGGGTGAGCCGCTGGTCTGGCTCGTGGAAGCTCTAGCATTCCGGGGACGCCTGACCATTATTACCCATCTGGGCAGTTCCGTGTATAACAAATCGCGTTTGTCCTTTGAGCAAGTCGAAGTGAAAACTAAAAGCTTGCCTGCGGCCATGGACGACCTGTGGCGATCGGTGATTAGTGACACGGGCATATCCCCCATGTCTTATGTGAAAGTGGCTCGGAGTGATGTCATAACCATGAAAATCCCTAAGAAAGGGAGTTTGAGCTCGTTTCAACCCTCAAACAAGGCCAACCAAGAGGAGGAGTTCAAGCGAGCGAGAGATTCTCACCCTGAGTCTGAGAAtgatttggcccaaaagaCGGTTCTGCTTAAGGGGAGCATTGTCGAAAGTGCCATGGTGAACGAAGCTGAAC AATCTTACATCCAACATGTGGTGGAGGAAATTCGGTCCGGAATGACTAAACAGTGTAGTGAAGTTCAAACGGTTCTTGCCATTGAGAGAGACAAGGCAGACCCACACAATGTGCTCCAAATGTCGTTGAATGACCCGAAATGCTTGGCCGAAAAAAATGAGACCCATTGGCTCATTAAAACCAAGAG CACGTCGTGCGGATCCTTGAACGTATTTTCGGGTTCCAATCCAATGTTCCGGAATAACGTGGTCCTTCAATTCGCGTCTCAATCCCGATTGTTCAAGAAGAAGGTTTCTATCCCGTTCTCGTGCCGAATCAAACCAGGCATCAATGGGCATGGCCAAGGCGTGGTCGAGCGTGTGGGCAGTTCAGCCGATACGGGCCGGTTTTCGGGCTCCTCCGACTCCGATGAGACCACAATGGAGGAAATGTACTCAATGATCATCGAACGGAAAGCCCGAAATGGCTTTGAATTGTTGGTAGACCATCGGGATCAAATGGCGGATGTGGCCTTGGGCGATGAGCTCCGAGTGATGACCTCGTTCGATACGAAATCCCCTCTGATGTTGGACATTGAGCGGTGCTGGATCTCTGGTAATGCCCAGGTGGATCTGACTTCCGTACTCAAAGAACAAGTGCTCATTTGGGAGGGATGCCCCGCCGAGTCGTCTGTCAATGTCACCATGGGGTCCACCCATGCCCGTCAGAACCCGTGGTTCTCGTTTCAAGTGGACGAGAGCATCATGGGTTTCGGCGAGTTCTACCTGTTCTGCCTCATCGGCCTGTGCTCTCCGGATCCCCTTTTCAAAACGGGGAATCTGGGCTCTTGTCGCGACCCTTCGGATCAGTGCTCTTCTAGACAGAGACACGAATCTCCCGTGGCACAACAGCTATCCCGTCGAGGGCCTCTGCGGATGTTTCCGTACCTGAAAGATGCCTCGTTCCCGCAAGATCTGGCGGGTCACGACCAGGACTACCTTTTGGAGGTGATCTCGGTTCAAAACCAAACACAACTCAAAGACTCGTCGTCTGGTCTGAGATCAGCCCAGGTGCTCATGGTGGGTGTGCCAACAGAGATCGCTGTGGCCATAGCTTTGGCATCATTCGTAATTGGTGCTGCTCTCACGGGATTACTCTGTTGCGTGCACCACAGGAACTATGCGTCCAAAATC aTGAGAATTCGAAGGAACGAAACAGCTCTGAAGGGCAACGAGCTCCAGTCCATGATGGATTCTTCGTTTCCCCAGCCTCAAACGGCGGGATCTGCAAACTCTACACGTAATCTCGATGAGACAGAAGGTCACGCCCCCGAAAGTGTGGCTTTTATTCCTCGAGACCCTACCAACCATGATCGGTCGAAAGTGCGGTCATGA
- the LOC131889643 gene encoding deaminated glutathione amidase-like: MWGVPIHHSSSLSMSSSLVAVLQMTSTNDKGQNFETCRRLIEQAQARGAIMVFLPEAFDFLGLNGTETQALAEPLSGPTISNYQALAAKHKMGLSLGGFHRVHGDKMLNTHVLIDDQGQISGTYAKTHLFDVEIPGQVRLKESDYVIPGDQICDPISTPAGKIGLGICYDLRFPEISLGLARKGADILTFPATFTVPTGMAHWETLLRARAIETQCYVIAAAQIGQHNPKRASYGHSMIIDPWGTVLAHCGQGEGIICAEINLDYLASVRKNMPVAQHRRSDLYGLAMIDDISGTVDQDEVRNFGQVQISGRCVVFETRTAFVAVNKKPVVPGHLLVIPKRHNVPRLCDLTTDEVSDLFLAVQKAEMLAEKHFECNASTVNIQDGEEAGQSIFQLHVHVLPRQAGDFKRNDDIYNELETHDKGDDVKWRSEEEMAKEAEELRRTFWAMK, encoded by the exons ATGTG GGGTGTTCCCATTCATCATTCCTCGTCCTTGAGCATGTCGTCCTCGTTGGTGGCGGTGCTGCAAATGACGAGCACCAATGACAAAGGCCAGAACTTTGAAACGTGTCGAAGGCTCATTGAGCAAGCCCAGGCCCGTGGGGCCATCATGGTCTTCTTGCCTGAAGCCTTTGATTTTCTGGGCTTGAATGGAACCGAAACCCAAGCTTTGGCCGAACCTTTGTCCGGGCCTACCATTAGTAATTACCAAGCGTTGGCCGCCAAGCATAAAATGGGACTCTCCTTAGGTGGATTCCACCGGGTTCATGGCGATAAAATGCTTAATACACATGTCCTGATCGATGACCAAGGACAAATTTCGGGTACCTATGCCAAGACCCATTTATTCGATGTCGAGATACCCGGGCAAGTACGACTGAAAGAGTCAGATTATGTGATTCCTGGAGATCAAATCTGCGATCCCATCTCGACTCCCGCAGGCAAAATTGGGCTGGGCATTTGCTACGACCTTCGCTTTCCGGAAATATCCTTGGGACTAGCTCGGAAAGGGGCCGACATATTGACTTTCCCGGCTACATTCACCGTTCCAACTGGGATGGCTCATTGGGAAACGCTTTTAAGAGCTCGGGCCATCGAAACGCAATGTTATGTCATTGCTGCGGCTCAGATTGGACAACATAACCCGAAACGAGCTTCTTACGGACACTCGATGATCATTGATCCTTGGGGCACGGTCCTAGCACATTGCGGCCAAGGCGAAGGGATCATCTGTGCCGAGATCAATTTGGACTATCTGGCCTCGGTTCGCAAGAACATGCCTGTGGCCCAACATCGTCGGTCCGATCTTTATGGTCTAGCCATGATCGATGATATTTCGGGGACGGTAGACCAGGATGAAGTTCGTAATTTCGGCCAGGTCCAGATCTCAGGCCGATGTGTGGTCTTTGAAACCCGAACGGCCTTTGTGGCTGTCAATAAGAAACCCGTTGTTCCGGGGCATCTACTCGTGATACCCAAGAGGCATAATGTACCCCGACTCTGTGATCTAACGACGGATGAAGTGTCGGATTTGTTTTTGGCCGTTCAGAAAGCGGAAATGCTCGCCGAGAAGCACTTCGAATGCAACGCCTCGACCGTCAATATCCAAGATGGCGAGGAAGCGGGTCAGAGCATCTTTCAACTGCATGTTCACGTTTTGCCACGCCAAGCCGGCGACTTCAAACGCAATGATGACATCTACAACGAATTGGAAACCCACGATAAGGGCGATGACGTGAAATGGAGATCCGAGGAAGAGATGGCGAAGGAGGCCGAGGAATTGCGGAGGACGTTTTGGGCTATGAAGTGA
- the LOC131889644 gene encoding ADP-ribosylation factor-like protein 6-interacting protein 1 encodes MLDQSQVKSGLSNWKEAVILVDSFLGWEKDFYPGILAGVLTLKFLIIWYWDPTLLTFLAVTGIWLSILDYLGPKVLAQVFKPENWTHEKETKYEAVCENIVSGLTKCTAAFKMCHEAKEKKPVVHFAATVTSLLVLSWIGNRINNFFLLFLLVLGLFMLPGLHRRGILQKYCSTAMLKVTEAIKGKDHLKKAE; translated from the exons ATGTTGGACCAAAGTCAAGTCAAGTCGGGTTTGTCCAATTGGAAAGAGGCCGTCATCCTTGTGGATTCGTTTTTGGGCTGGGAAAAAGACTTCTATCCGGGGATTTTGGCCGGAGTTCTCACCCTCAAATTCTTGATCATCTGGTATTGGGATCCGACCCTGTTGACGTTCTTAGCTGTGACCGGGATCTGGTTGTCTATTCTCGACTATTTGGGACCCAAAGTGTTGGCGCAG GTGTTCAAACCCGAGAACTGGACCCATGAGAAGGAGACCAAATATGAGGCCGTGTGCGAGAACATTGTTTCAGGGTTGACCAAATGCACGGCGGCCTTCAAAATGTGCCATGAGGCCAAAGAAAAGAAGCCCGTGGTTCATTTTGCCGCCACTGTCACGTCCTTGTTGGTTCTCTCTTGGATCGGGAACCGGATCAACAATTTCTTCCTActctttctcttggttttgGGGCTATTCATGCTACCTGGTTTGCATCGGCGGGGTATCTTGCAGAAATATTGCTCAACGGCCATGCTGAAAGTGACGGAAGCTATTAAAGGGAAGGATCACCTCAAAAAAGCTGAGtaa
- the LOC131887594 gene encoding histone-lysine N-methyltransferase SETD7-like: MWNDFSEWIRRAQDPSALFLQELQSEDEGSSGKRVNPKRIDRGLRPLGFSSELNVENQVNYEDGSSFHGDVILGTPFGLGTFQKSDGTLYEGYFHEGCPDGLVKISSNENHFEEAYFKLGHNLGIYRRLSMDNRLEFRVKQKRHFFELVRFEGGGILMGPTASNRSRIFIYPDQRTAIVGQFDDKHRVIKGYYGHVDGFRRSENGLFWPEIRDLKTLTVGFERPNTFSLGTNLLERDLYEKKTCQVGLSKTQDNAGEGLFALRDLRQGDLIAFFNGVRKRRVIRAMPSSANSEDWSDYSITLSRDISLDIPEPMRSIHKYQATLAHKACHSFEPNSAFRRFFHPRFGLIMCIIAIEHIQKEQEILVHYRYPIKSAPSWYQSQWYRYLRYNRGWEPEFIDQFGFVAHDVQETLESLSTRIQSPPSPVFK, from the coding sequence ATGTGGAACGACTTTTCCGAGTGGATTAGAAGGGCTCAAGATCCAAGTGCTCTATTTTTACAAGAACTTCAAAGTGAAGACGAGGGGTCAAGCGGAAAGAGAGTCAACCCCAAGAGGATCGATCGTGGACTTCGACCTTTGGGCTTCAGTTCAGAGTTGAACGTCGAAAATCAAGTGAACTACGAGGATGGGTCATCCTTTCACGGCGATGTCATTTTGGGTACCCCATTTGGATTGGGAACATTCCAAAAGTCGGACGGAACTCTCTATGAGGGTTATTTTCACGAAGGATGTCCCGACGGACTTGTGAAGATCTCAAGCAATGAGAACCATTTCGAGGAAGCCTACTTCAAATTAGGCCACAATCTTGGTATTTACCGAAGATTATCGATGGACAACCGTCTAGAGTTCCGCGTGAAACAAAAACGGCACTTCTTTGAATTGGTCCGATTTGAAGGAGGCGGGATTTTGATGGGACCTACTGCGTCAAACCGGTCTAGAATATTCATTTACCCAGATCAGAGAACTGCCATCGTTGGCCAATTCGACGACAAACATCGGGTCATCAAAGGCTATTATGGACACGTTGATGGTTTTCGTAGAAGTGAGAATGGCCTTTTTTGGCCAGAAATTCGAGACCTGAAAACCTTGACAGTTGGGTTCGAAAGGCCAAATACTTTTTCTTTGGGTACTAACCTCTTGGAACGAGACTTGTATGAGAAGAAAACTTGTCAAGTGGGCTTATCAAAGACCCAAGACAACGCTGGAGAAGGCTTGTTTGCCTTAAGAGACTTGAGACAGGGCGATTTAATTGCCTTTTTCAACGGCGTTCGTAAAAGGCGCGTAATTCGAGCGATGCCCAGTTCGGCCAACTCCGAAGATTGGTCCGACTATTCGATCACGCTCAGCAGAGACATTAGCCTGGACATTCCAGAGCCCATGAGATCCATACACAAGTACCAAGCCACGCTCGCTCATAAGGCATGTCATTCGTTTGAGCCCAATTCAGCTTTTCGTCGCTTTTTTCATCCACGATTTGGTTTGATCATGTGCATTATCGCAATCGAACACATTCAGAAAGAGCAGGAAATATTGGTCCACTATAGGTATCCCATTAAGAGTGCTCCCTCgtggtaccagagtcagtggTATAGATATCTTCGCTATAATAGGGGATGGGAACCAGAGTTTATTGACCAGTTTGGTTTTGTCGCACATGACGTACAAGAAACTCTGGAATCTCTTTCCACTCGTATCCAAAGTCCCCCATCACCCGTTTTTAAATAA
- the LOC131889128 gene encoding ankyrin-1-like, with the protein MHLSEVNFRNLFMARANPTIKDNEDRTPIHLAAERGHTATVEFLAEKFKANVYDRARDGSTLMHLAALHGHSDTAMVLFKKGVPLLMPNRYGARGIHTAAMHGHVSVISTLIQKGEDVDCTTNDNYTALHLAVEAGKATVVEALLGQGAKVHIRGGKSGETALHIASRIDEVRGEKCTRMLLKSGADPNMTMSNGRTALHVAAENGTMVNIKFLLQNGSDVMLMDGEGETALHKAAKTCHQPTVKEILLFISQALGDCSDFVQKQNKLGETALHHACRIVKGNLHFKNEDVILIRTLMEFKSNPTIQTFNTKESVLHYIAAAGNADILEELLKHMHAGQIQLAVNQQTATGWSPLCMSSAKGHINVTHLLLENNARVDVFDHEGKSSLHLAAEVGSTDCCQLLVRKNAFVNSRTKNGWTAIHFGALKGHIDLVKVMVKKYDATVDAVTMKKQTPLHLAALSGKLEMCRLLLDLDASMDSADEMGQKPIHMAATSDKPEVILLFLKARPSLVSSATKDGSTCAHIAAKRGSALVIKELMKFDKSVVLSSKNKITDSAPIHIASEGGHREVVKILLQAGAAVDEENKSGFTPVHIAAKFGHTELIEEFAENGVTMRDPSRKNGMTALHIAAFFGESETTRELLTHIPAQAKSNFPVLVNLSLAREIATECDLTPLHLASFTGAENVVRILLNYAGVNVECQSSPSGYIPLHLACISGHVGVVGLLLSRTTALLKSVDTSGRTCLHVAARSGHYEMVQVLIGQGADPDIEDKQGWLALHHAAFSGFLDVVQLLVDSGSSCTAETYEKKIPLWYAAKQGNFNVIQYLLRQDHNTESLLSDRKFVFNVMVVGKTNKYKSIEDFVFVSPAPCYTAATLSAMYRDMALREKDRAADLMDIGDVCEELAKDLIGIAANLENPGRILNSLDQHDRNFIDTLIDNEQKVAISQYVVQQYLQEIWEGHLDMKAWQFILSFMVFLFVPPVWFFFSLPLAKGYNKVPVVKFMSYLTSHLYFMAFLTLTSVVPPDPTPRESLLPLWYEMAVWIWYLGLLLDRVTNPGTKGGLSPVKYLLVLLGIIAAITHGTGFFMDPYYWSLIVYVRNLFFAATLLFATVLILDFLSFHHLFGPWAIIIGELLMDVGKFVVVLSLFIVGYSFFVAAMNTPFGFPDDFPDDTNRTLTEKIAANSDITHPILMFELLFFANFGLNNADALSVSSLIQPWTRFAFKVVFASYLLLTVVVLINLLIAMMSDTYQRIQQQSDIEWKFGLAKLTRNMQRTQVAPSPLNILTTWMVLMHSWCIRGRNEKKLARKKFRQAMKDEIMNKAPGMKFVLDVSDEKRKLTPRVIHALGNIKWGFTDGIKPVPVDVIQSRWDKEHAHSKGGANSMEEMEEFALTSRAVNWAQVIRRYLSLNGREGELKDAREEEVDVRSVMKSLVDIRNDGVQQGARAQAMKWTKIPAEAKKQVLEKWEEKARV; encoded by the exons ATGCACCTCTCTGAAGTCAATTTcagaaatttattcatggCAAGAGCCAACCCTACCATCAAGGACAATGAGGACCGTACCCCAATCCACTTAGCAGCCGAACGAGGGCACACAGCTACGGTGGAGTTTCTCGCTGAAAAGTTCAAG GCGAATGTCTACGACCGAGCTCGAGATGGGAGTACCTTGATGCATTTAGCGGCTCTCCATGGTCACTCAGACACAGCTATGGTGCTTTTTAAAAAGGGAGTTCCTCTTCTAATGCCAAATAG GTATGGAGCCAGAGGGATCCACACGGCAGCAATGCATGGGCACGTCAGCGTGATCTCGACATTGATTCAAAAAGGCGAAGATGTGGATTGTACAACCAATGATAATTACACGGCCTTACATCTGGCCGTCGAGGCGGGCAAGGCTACGGTTGTGGAGGCGCTTTTGGGTCAAGGGGCCAAGGTTCATATTCGA GGCGGGAAATCCGGCGAAACTGCTTTGCATATTGCTTCTCGGATTGACGAAGTTCGTGGGGAGAAATGTACTCGGATGCTTCTCAAGTCAGGAGCGGATCCGAACATGACCATGTCGAATGGTAGGACGGCCTTACACGTAGCTGCAGAAAATGGAACCATGGTGAACATCAAGTTCTTGCTCCAAAACGGGTCTGATGTCATGCTAATGGACGGTGAGGGAGAGACAGCTCTACATAAAGCTGCCAAAACTTGCCATCAGCCCACAGTGAAG GAGATCCTGCTCTTCATCTCTCAAGCTTTGGGCGATTGCAgtgattttgttcaaaagcaGAACAAACTGGGAGAAACTGCACTTCACCACGCCTGTCGCATCGTCAAAGGGaaccttcatttcaaaaacgAAGACGTCATCTTGATCAGAACCTTAATGGAATTCAAATCGAATCCCACCATTCAGACTTTCAACACCAAGGAGTCTGTCTTACACTATATTGCTGCGGCCGGCAACGCCGACATTCTCGAGGAACTCCTTAAACACATGCACGCGggtcaaattcaattggcaGTTAACCAGCAGACCGCCACCGGATGGTCACCTCTTTGCATGTCTTCTGCCAAAGGCCACATTAATGTTACTCACCTGCTTCTGGAGAACAATGCTCGAGTTGACGTTTTTGACCACGAAGGCAAGTCCTCTCTTCACCTGGCGGCTGAAGTTGGAAGCACCGATTGTTGCCAACTTCTTGTTcggaaaaatgcatttgtcaATAGTCGTACCAAAAACGGCTGGACTGCCATTCATTTTGGAGCTCTAAAGGGCCACATTGACCTCGTTAAGGTTATGGTGAAAAAATATGACGCCACAGTGGATGCAGTCACGATGAAAAAGCAGACTCCGTTACATTTGGCAGCGTTATCGGGTAAACTGGAAATGTGCCGTTTGCTCCTTGATTTGGATGCGAGTATGGATAGTGCAGATGAAATGGGTCAGAAGCCCATTCACATGGCTGCTACGTCGGATAAACCGGAGGTTATTCTTCTCTTCTTGAAAGCACGACCTTCATTGGTATCTTCCGCCACCAAAGACGGCAGCACATGCGCTCATATTGCAGCCAAAAGAGGCTCGGCCTTGGTTATAAAAGagctcatgaaatttgacaaatcCGTTGTTTTGTCCTCGAAGAATAAAATTACCGACTCGGCACCAATCCACATTGCCAGTGAAGGTGGTCATAG GGAAGTGGTAAAGATCCTACTTCAAGCCGGAGCAGCGGTGGATGAGGAAAATAAGTCCGGTTTCACACCAGTTCATATTGCGGCTAAATTTGGACACACCGAGTTGATTGAGGAATTTGCCGAGAACGGGGTCACTATGAGAGATCCGAGtcgaaaaaatggaatgaccGCATTGCATATTGCCGCATTTTTTGGAGAATCTGAAACAACTAGAGAATTGCTGACTCACATTCCAGCTCAAGCCAAGTCAAACTTCCCtgttttggtcaatttgaGCTTGGCCAGG GAGATCGCTACCGAATGTGACTTGACCCCATTGCATTTGGCAAGCTTCACTGGAGCTGAGAATGTGGTTCGTATCTTGCTCAATTACGCTGGAGTCAACGTGGAATGTCAAAGTTCACCTTCAGGCTACATTCCCCTTCATTTGGCTTGCATCAGCGGCCATGTGGGAGTAGTGGGTTTGTTGCTCAGCAGAACTACTGCCCTTTTGAAG AGTGTGGACACATCTGGACGGACTTGCTTACACGTTGCCGCTAGAAGCGGTCATTACGAAATGGTTCAAGTTTTAATCGGCCAAGGTGCTGATCCTGATATTGAAGATAAGCAGGGTTGGTTGGCTTTGCACCATGCTGCCTTCTCTGGGTTTCTGGATGTGGTTCAGTTGTTGGTTGATAGCGGAAGTTCTTGTACGGCGGAGACATACGAAAAGAAAATTCCCCTGTG GTATGCGGCGAAACAAGGCAACTTCAATGTGATTCAATACCTTCTCCGCCAGGATCATAACACGGAATCGTTGTTATCAGATCGAAAATTCGTCTTCAACGTGATGGTGGTTGGGAAAACAAACAAGTACAAGTCCATTGAGGATTTTGTTTTCGTGTCCCCTGCTCCTTGTTACACTGCAGCCACTTTATCTGCCATGTATCGTGATATGGCCCTGAGGGAAAAGGACAGGGCAGCTGATTTAATGGACATTGGAGACGTGTGCGAGGAATTGGCTAAAGATCTCATTGGCATTG CTGCCAATTTGGAGAATCCGGGACGAattctgaactcattggatcAACACGACCGGAATTTCATCGATACCTTGATCGACAATGAGCAGAAAGTGGCTATATCTCAGTATGTGGTACAACAGTACCTTCAAGAGATTTGGGAAGGCCACTTGGACATGAAAGCCTGGCAATTCATTCTTTCGTTTATGGTGTTTTTATTCGTACCTCcggtttggtttttcttttccttacCCTTAGCCAAAGGCTACAACAAAGTGCCGGTAGTGAAATTCATGTCCTATCTCACCTCGCATCTTTATTTTATGGCCTTCCTCACTTTGACGTCGGTGGTTCCACCTGATCCAACTCCTCGAGAAAGTCTTCTACCACTTTGGTATGAGATGGCAGTTTGGATCTGGTATTTAGGATTGCTACTTGATCGAGTCACTAACCCTGGCACCAAAGGTGGTTTGTCTCCTGTCAAATACTTGCTGGTACTTTTAGGCATCATAGCCGCTATTACCCACGGCACTGGGTTCTTCATGGATCCATATTACTGGTCTCTGATCGTCTACGTCCGCAATCTATTTTTCGCAGCAACGCTGCTCTTCGCTACTGTACTGATCTTAGACTTCTTGTCTTTTCATCACCTATTTGGACCTTGGGCCATCATTATTGGCGAACTGCTCATGGATGTGGGGAAGTTCGTGGTGGTCTTGAGTCTGTTTATCGTAGGATACTCATTCTTTGTGGCCGCTATGAACACTCCTTTTGGATTTCCGGATGACTTTCCCGATGACACCAATCGAACGTTGACGGAAAAAATTGCGGCCAATTCAGATATCACCCATCCAATTCTTATGTTTGAGCTATTGTTCTTTGCTAATTTTGGCTTAAACAATGCCGACGCCCTGAGTGTGTCCTCCTTGATCCAACCTTGGACCAGGTTCGCTTTTAAGGTTGTATTCGCCTCATATCTGTTACTGACGGTGGTGGTCCTGATCAATCTCTTGATTGCTATGATGAGTGACACTTATCAACGGATTCAACAGCAATCTGATATCGAGTGGAAGTTTGGCTTGGCTAAGTTGACCAGGAACATGCAGAGAACTCAAGTGGCCCCCTCGCCACTTAACATTCTTACCACATGGATGGTTCTCATGCACTCATG GTGCATTCGAGGAcgaaatgagaaaaaactgGCGCGAAAGAAGTTTCGTCAGGCTATGAAGGACGAGATCATGAACAAGGCTCCTGGAATGAAGTTCGTTCTGGATGTGAGCGATGAGAAGCGGAAGCTTACCCCAAGGGTAATCCATGCCTTAG GCAACATCAAATGGGGATTCACGGATGGAATCAAACCAGTTCCGGTAGATGTCATACAATCCCGATGGGACAAAGAACACGCACATTCCAAGGGAGGAGCAAATTCCATGGAGGAAATGGAGGAATTTGCACTCACTAGCCGGGCAGTGAATTGGGCTCAA GTGATTCGACGTTATCTCAGTCTGAATGGGAGAGAAGGCGAGTTGAAAGACGCCCGGGAAGAGGAAGTGGACGTGAGATCCGTGATGAAAAGTCTTGTGGACATTCGTAATGACGGAGTTCAACAGGGTGCCCGCGCTCAGGCGATGAAATGGACGAAAATCCCGGCAGAGGCGAAGAAACAAGTGTTGGAGAAATGGGAGGAGAAAGCTAGAGTCTAA